The following are encoded in a window of Gramella sp. MT6 genomic DNA:
- the aroQ gene encoding type II 3-dehydroquinate dehydratase, which produces MKLLILNGPNLNLLGTREPEKYGNRSFEDHFSDLQFKFRNVELSYDQTNIEGELIDKIQNAREDFDGIILNAAAYTHTSVGIGDAVAAIDIPVVEVHISNTFSREDFRHKSYISPNAKGIIVGFGLQSYDLAIQSFLKDKDE; this is translated from the coding sequence ATGAAGCTACTAATATTAAACGGCCCAAATCTTAATCTCCTTGGTACTCGTGAACCGGAGAAATACGGTAATCGAAGTTTTGAAGATCACTTTTCAGACCTGCAATTCAAATTCAGGAATGTGGAATTGTCCTATGATCAAACCAATATAGAAGGGGAATTGATAGATAAGATACAGAATGCCCGAGAGGATTTTGATGGTATCATTTTGAATGCTGCGGCATATACTCATACTTCTGTTGGTATAGGGGACGCGGTTGCCGCGATAGATATTCCGGTAGTAGAGGTTCATATCTCCAATACTTTTTCCAGGGAAGACTTCAGGCACAAATCCTATATTTCGCCGAATGCCAAGGGAATTATTGTTGGTTTTGGCTTACAAAGCTATGACCTGGCAATACAGAGTTTTTTAAAGGATAAGGATGAATAA
- a CDS encoding diphthine--ammonia ligase: MNKAYLNWSSGKDSALALYYAGRQNEFRVEKLLTTINKDLERVTMHGVRNELLFKQAENLGLPLQVAELSAETSMEDYNLKMKEATNALIAEGYTHSVFGDIFLEDLKKYREEQLDAVGIKAVFPLWKKDTKKLITDFIDLGFKAIVVCTNSKYLDDSFCGRIIDHNFVKDLPENVDPCGENGEFHTFVFDGPVFKAPVKFEVGEKVNRSYQSSKNADDNCFQDDAGSWDTEFCFCDLLPE, from the coding sequence ATGAATAAAGCATATCTCAACTGGAGTAGTGGTAAAGATTCTGCGCTGGCTCTTTATTATGCAGGCAGGCAAAATGAATTCAGAGTAGAGAAATTGCTTACCACTATAAATAAAGATCTAGAAAGGGTCACCATGCATGGAGTTCGAAATGAACTTCTTTTTAAGCAGGCTGAAAATTTAGGATTACCCTTACAAGTTGCTGAATTAAGTGCCGAAACCAGTATGGAGGATTATAACCTTAAAATGAAAGAGGCTACAAATGCTTTGATCGCCGAAGGATATACCCATAGTGTGTTCGGAGATATCTTTCTTGAAGACCTCAAAAAATACCGTGAAGAGCAACTCGATGCAGTAGGTATCAAAGCTGTGTTTCCTTTATGGAAGAAGGACACAAAAAAATTGATCACTGATTTTATTGATCTTGGTTTCAAGGCCATCGTGGTCTGTACCAATTCAAAATACCTGGATGATTCTTTCTGTGGAAGGATCATTGATCATAATTTTGTTAAAGACTTACCTGAAAATGTAGATCCCTGTGGTGAGAATGGCGAATTTCACACATTTGTTTTTGACGGACCAGTATTTAAAGCTCCGGTTAAATTCGAAGTAGGAGAGAAGGTGAACAGGTCTTATCAGTCTTCCAAGAATGCCGATGATAATTGCTTTCAGGATGATGCCGGTTCCTGGGATACCGAATTCTGTTTTTGCGATCTCCTTCCGGAGTAA
- the lpdA gene encoding dihydrolipoyl dehydrogenase — translation MSKYDIIVLGSGPGGYVTAIRASQLGFKTAIVEKESLGGVCLNWGCIPTKALLKSAEVFDYLKHAEDYGLKLEKADKDFGAVVKRSRDVANGMSKGVQFLMKKNKIDVLEGFGKLKSGKKVEVTDSKDKKTEYQADNIIIATGARSRELPNLKQDGKTVIGYREAMTLEKQPKSMIVVGSGAIGVEFAHFYNAMGTDVTVVEFLPNVVPLEDEEVSKQFERSIKKAGIKVMTNSSVESVEKKNGKVIATVKTKKGEEKLEADIVLSAVGIKTNIENIGLEDLNIKTEKDKIVVNDFYQTNVSGIYAIGDVVHGPALAHVASAEGILCVEKIKGMDVQPLDYGNIPGCTYATPEIASVGMTEKQAKEAGYELKVGKFPFSASGKAKAAGKSDGFVKVIFDAKYGEWLGCHMIGAGVTDMIAEAVLGRKLETTGHEVLKAVHPHPTMSEAVMEAVAAAYDEVIHL, via the coding sequence ATGAGTAAATATGATATTATAGTTTTAGGTAGTGGCCCGGGAGGTTATGTAACCGCGATCCGCGCTTCACAATTAGGTTTTAAAACCGCTATTGTAGAAAAGGAAAGCCTTGGAGGTGTTTGCCTTAACTGGGGATGTATCCCAACCAAAGCACTTTTAAAAAGTGCCGAGGTTTTTGATTACCTGAAACATGCTGAAGACTATGGCTTAAAGCTTGAAAAAGCAGACAAAGATTTTGGAGCTGTAGTCAAGAGAAGTCGTGATGTAGCTAACGGAATGAGTAAGGGTGTTCAATTCCTGATGAAAAAGAACAAGATCGATGTTCTGGAAGGATTCGGAAAATTGAAATCTGGAAAGAAAGTAGAAGTTACAGATTCAAAAGATAAGAAAACAGAATACCAGGCAGATAATATCATTATCGCTACCGGAGCGCGTTCTAGAGAATTGCCAAACCTGAAACAGGATGGTAAAACCGTGATCGGTTACCGTGAAGCGATGACCCTTGAAAAGCAACCAAAATCTATGATCGTGGTTGGTTCAGGAGCGATTGGAGTTGAGTTTGCTCACTTCTATAATGCTATGGGTACAGATGTAACCGTAGTGGAATTTCTACCGAATGTGGTGCCGCTAGAGGATGAAGAGGTTTCAAAACAATTTGAAAGAAGCATCAAAAAAGCCGGTATTAAGGTAATGACCAATTCTTCCGTAGAAAGTGTTGAAAAGAAAAATGGAAAAGTTATTGCGACGGTAAAGACCAAAAAAGGTGAAGAAAAACTGGAAGCTGATATTGTTCTTTCCGCAGTAGGTATTAAAACGAATATTGAGAATATTGGTCTTGAAGATCTTAATATTAAGACTGAAAAAGATAAGATTGTTGTAAACGACTTTTACCAGACCAATGTTTCTGGTATATACGCAATTGGTGACGTGGTTCATGGTCCTGCCCTGGCTCACGTTGCTTCAGCTGAAGGGATCCTTTGTGTTGAAAAGATCAAGGGAATGGATGTTCAGCCATTAGATTATGGTAATATCCCTGGATGTACCTATGCAACTCCAGAGATCGCATCTGTTGGTATGACTGAAAAGCAAGCTAAGGAAGCAGGTTACGAACTTAAGGTTGGAAAATTCCCATTCTCTGCATCTGGAAAAGCGAAGGCTGCCGGAAAATCTGACGGTTTCGTGAAAGTGATCTTCGACGCCAAATACGGTGAGTGGCTAGGTTGCCATATGATTGGTGCCGGAGTTACCGATATGATTGCAGAAGCGGTTCTTGGTAGAAAATTAGAGACTACAGGTCATGAAGTACTTAAAGCTGTTCACCCTCACCCAACTATGAGTGAGGCTGTGATGGAAGCTGTTGCTGCGGCTTACGACGAAGTGATCCACTTATAA